The window GTAAACCTATAGCTCAGCTTGTTGGCCGAGAAGTCGGGGATTTTGTCATCTGGAGGAATTCCCCTATTTCGGCAACCTGATTGGAGGTGTAAAATGCAAAATGCAAAAGGTGGAGGTCGCGGAATGGGCGGCGGCAGAGGTCGCGGTGGAGGCAATCGCCCCGGTTCAGGTCCGGGGGGAAACTGCGTTTGCCCTAATTGCGGCCACAAGATTACGCATCAGGTAGGAACGCCATGTTTTAGTACTTCCTGCCCAAAATGCGGAACAAGAATGGTAAAAGAATAACGAAGGAGGTTAACATGCCCGGATTTAATGGATCAGGCCCGAGAGGCGAAGGCCCGATGACAGGCGGAGGTTTCGGCCTTTGCACAGGTTATGCTCGAACTGGATACGACAGAGGTGGAGGTGGATTCGGTTACGGAAGAGGTTTTGGCCGTGGCTTTGGAAGAGGTTTTGGAAGAGGAATGGCATTGCGGAACGGATG of the bacterium genome contains:
- a CDS encoding DUF5320 domain-containing protein yields the protein MPGFNGSGPRGEGPMTGGGFGLCTGYARTGYDRGGGGFGYGRGFGRGFGRGFGRGMALRNG